A DNA window from Cryptosporangium phraense contains the following coding sequences:
- a CDS encoding OsmC family peroxiredoxin gives MALTSTATAHWEGSLFEGKGSVNLDSSGLGSFDINWKARSEGAASTTTPEELLGAAHAACFSMAFSNGLAKAGTPATALNTTADVTFVPGTGITGIKLTVRGDVPGIDADAFAAAAEDAKVNCPVSQALAGVDITLDAALA, from the coding sequence ATGGCGCTTACCAGCACCGCGACCGCGCACTGGGAGGGGAGCCTCTTCGAGGGCAAGGGGTCGGTCAACCTCGACTCCTCCGGGCTCGGGTCGTTCGACATCAACTGGAAGGCCCGCTCCGAGGGCGCGGCCTCGACCACCACGCCCGAGGAGCTCCTCGGCGCGGCCCACGCGGCCTGCTTCTCGATGGCGTTCTCCAACGGCCTGGCCAAGGCCGGCACGCCGGCGACCGCGCTGAACACGACCGCCGACGTGACGTTCGTGCCCGGCACCGGCATCACCGGCATCAAGCTCACCGTCCGCGGTGACGTCCCCGGCATCGACGCGGACGCGTTCGCCGCCGCGGCCGAGGACGCCAAGGTCAACTGCCCGGTCAGCCAGGCGCTGGCCGGCGTCGACATCACGCTCGACGCCGCACTCGCCTGA
- a CDS encoding low molecular weight phosphatase family protein encodes MGGILHVCTGNLCRSPIAERLMVAGLQSRYQGVAETVVVSSAGTSAPAGLPIHPLAAAELAKRGIDTAGFRARLLDPEAAERADVVLTATRRHRDRIIAGNPNLLGRVFTWRELAWLVEGLGNTIVRGDHLTDRVRNLPRAAGLRRGYLRPPPPTEFDVKDPIGGNEQDFKEAAAEIDDAIEAILSVL; translated from the coding sequence ATGGGTGGGATCCTGCACGTGTGCACCGGCAACCTGTGCCGGTCACCGATCGCCGAGCGGCTGATGGTCGCCGGCCTGCAGTCCCGCTACCAGGGCGTCGCCGAGACCGTCGTGGTGAGCAGCGCTGGCACCTCGGCCCCGGCCGGGCTGCCGATCCACCCGCTGGCCGCCGCTGAGCTGGCCAAACGCGGGATCGACACGGCCGGGTTCCGGGCCCGCCTGCTCGACCCGGAGGCCGCCGAGCGCGCCGACGTGGTGCTGACCGCGACCCGGCGGCACCGCGACCGCATCATCGCCGGCAACCCGAACCTGCTCGGCCGGGTGTTCACCTGGCGGGAGCTGGCCTGGCTGGTCGAGGGGCTCGGCAACACGATCGTCCGGGGTGACCACCTCACCGACCGGGTGCGTAACCTGCCCCGGGCGGCCGGTCTGCGACGAGGATATCTGCGCCCGCCGCCGCCGACCGAGTTCGACGTGAAGGACCCGATCGGCGGCAACGAGCAAGACTTCAAAGAGGCGGCTGCGGAGATCGACGACGCGATCGAGGCCATCCTCTCCGTGCTGTGA
- a CDS encoding STAS domain-containing protein: protein MDRPPTRFDVSSIEGSTVIRVVGDLDSDSAPTLRTMLSKEFDGGRSVIVDLADCPFLDSVGIGTLVYGWKAADTAGGQFHLRNIGRYAQRVLDLVGLSDLIPVA, encoded by the coding sequence ATGGACCGGCCGCCTACGCGCTTCGACGTCAGCTCCATCGAGGGGAGCACCGTCATCCGTGTCGTCGGCGACCTCGATTCGGACTCCGCGCCCACGCTGCGCACGATGCTGTCCAAGGAATTCGACGGCGGGCGCTCGGTGATCGTCGATCTGGCCGACTGCCCTTTTCTGGACTCGGTCGGGATCGGGACGCTGGTCTACGGCTGGAAGGCGGCCGACACCGCGGGCGGGCAGTTCCACCTGCGCAACATCGGCCGGTACGCGCAACGCGTCCTCGACCTGGTCGGCCTGTCCGACCTGATCCCGGTCGCCTGA
- a CDS encoding GAF domain-containing protein — MSTLLHHRLADRTRLTALANYDLDDPHLRQQLDAIAMRTAMHLHMPTAMTTLMLDNAAMIAGAHGVEGWMRSGGAPAEWAFCAQTVLTGEPYIVSDATSDPMQCTNPAVELDGVRAYAGAPLITPSGQVLGAHCVIEQVPHVFSADEIAELQAAAADVVIAFEQHPSRHSPEYRPSFFTN; from the coding sequence ATGAGCACCCTGCTGCACCACCGGCTGGCCGACCGGACCCGCCTGACCGCACTGGCCAACTATGACCTCGACGACCCGCACCTGCGGCAGCAGCTGGACGCGATCGCCATGCGCACCGCGATGCACCTGCACATGCCGACCGCGATGACCACGCTGATGCTCGACAACGCGGCGATGATCGCGGGCGCCCACGGCGTCGAGGGGTGGATGCGATCCGGCGGCGCGCCGGCCGAGTGGGCGTTCTGCGCGCAGACCGTGCTGACCGGCGAGCCGTACATCGTCTCGGACGCCACCAGCGACCCGATGCAGTGCACGAACCCGGCGGTGGAGCTCGACGGGGTCCGGGCCTACGCCGGCGCCCCGCTGATCACGCCGTCCGGGCAGGTGCTCGGGGCGCACTGCGTGATCGAGCAGGTCCCACACGTGTTCAGCGCCGACGAGATCGCCGAGCTGCAGGCGGCAGCGGCCGACGTCGTCATTGCGTTCGAACAGCACCCGAGCCGGCACTCGCCGGAGTACCGGCCGTCGTTCTTCACCAACTGA
- the lpdA gene encoding dihydrolipoyl dehydrogenase, with amino-acid sequence MSTHFDVVVVGAGPGGYVAAIRAAQLGKKTAIIEKQYWGGVCLNVGCIPSKALLRNAELAYIFQNEAKQFGITVDGTVSFDYKAAFDRSRKVADGRVKGVHFLMKKNKIQQFHGWGTFTDPNTIEVALNDGGSETITFDNAIVASGATTRLLPGTTLSDRVVTYEEQILTDNLPKSIVIAGAGAIGVEFAYVMRNYGVDVTIVEFLDRLVPLEDVEVSTELAKRYKKLGIKVLTSTRVESIDDSGPSVRVTVSKDGAQQVLETDKVLQAIGFAPRTEGFGLDKTGVALTERGAIDIDEFCRTSVPHIFAIGDGTAKLMLAHAAEAMGIIAAETIAGAETQSVDYVMIPRATYCQPQIASFGYTEAQAREKGYDVQVAKFPFTANAKAHGLGDPGGFVKILSDAKYGELLGAHMIGPDVTELLPELTLAQQWDLTVHEVGRNVHAHPTLSEAVKEAIHGLAGHMINF; translated from the coding sequence GTGAGCACACACTTCGATGTCGTGGTAGTGGGCGCCGGCCCGGGTGGGTACGTCGCCGCGATCCGAGCCGCGCAGCTCGGCAAGAAGACGGCGATCATCGAGAAGCAGTACTGGGGTGGGGTGTGCCTCAACGTGGGCTGCATCCCGTCCAAGGCGCTGCTCCGGAACGCCGAACTCGCCTACATCTTCCAGAACGAGGCCAAGCAGTTCGGCATCACCGTCGACGGCACGGTCTCGTTCGACTACAAGGCCGCGTTCGACCGCAGCCGGAAGGTCGCCGACGGCCGCGTCAAGGGCGTCCACTTCTTGATGAAGAAGAACAAGATCCAGCAGTTCCACGGCTGGGGAACGTTCACCGACCCGAACACGATCGAGGTCGCGCTCAACGACGGCGGCTCCGAGACGATCACGTTCGACAACGCGATCGTCGCGTCGGGTGCCACCACCCGCCTGCTGCCGGGCACGACGCTCTCGGACCGGGTCGTGACGTACGAGGAGCAGATCCTCACCGACAACCTGCCGAAGAGCATCGTCATCGCCGGGGCCGGCGCGATCGGTGTTGAGTTCGCGTACGTGATGCGCAACTACGGCGTCGACGTGACGATCGTCGAGTTCCTCGACCGGCTGGTGCCGCTGGAGGACGTCGAGGTGTCGACGGAGCTCGCGAAGCGGTACAAGAAGCTCGGCATCAAGGTGCTCACGTCGACGCGGGTGGAATCGATCGACGACTCCGGCCCGTCGGTGCGGGTGACGGTTTCCAAGGACGGGGCCCAGCAGGTCCTGGAGACTGACAAGGTGCTGCAGGCGATCGGGTTCGCGCCGCGGACGGAGGGCTTCGGTCTGGACAAGACCGGGGTCGCTCTCACCGAGCGCGGGGCGATCGACATCGACGAGTTCTGCCGGACGAGCGTCCCGCACATCTTCGCGATCGGCGACGGCACCGCGAAGCTGATGCTGGCGCACGCGGCCGAGGCGATGGGCATCATCGCGGCCGAGACGATCGCCGGGGCCGAGACCCAGTCGGTCGATTACGTGATGATCCCGCGGGCGACGTACTGCCAGCCCCAGATCGCGTCGTTCGGATACACCGAGGCCCAGGCGCGCGAGAAGGGGTACGACGTTCAGGTTGCGAAGTTCCCGTTCACGGCGAACGCCAAGGCGCATGGGCTGGGTGATCCGGGGGGCTTCGTGAAGATCCTCTCGGACGCGAAGTACGGCGAGCTCCTCGGCGCGCACATGATCGGGCCGGACGTCACGGAGCTGCTGCCCGAGTTGACGCTGGCGCAGCAGTGGGACCTGACGGTGCACGAGGTGGGCCGAAACGTGCACGCCCACCCGACGCTGTCGGAGGCCGTGAAGGAAGCGATCCACGGCCTGGCCGGCCACATGATCAACTTCTGA